A window of the Lactuca sativa cultivar Salinas chromosome 5, Lsat_Salinas_v11, whole genome shotgun sequence genome harbors these coding sequences:
- the LOC111920577 gene encoding cytosolic sulfotransferase 13 has protein sequence MCRNPKDVLVSWFHFANKLNDKSRVQMTIDELFEVYSKGLMPYGPYWDHVKEYHKMSSEHPTRILFLTYEDMRKDTANKVKRLAEFLGYPFTEEEEAKGKVEEIVKLCSFANLKEVNKHGDFRKGVPNNTFFREGKVGGWNSDLTTEMSQILDDITKAKFHGLDISF, from the coding sequence ATGTGTAGAAACCCTAAAGATGTTTTGGTCTCTTGGTTTCACTTTGCAAACAAGTTGAATGATAAATCTCGTGTCCAAATGACCATTGATGAGCTGTTTGAGGTGTATAGTAAAGGTTTGATGCCATATGGACCTTACTGGGATCACGTGAAAGAGTATCATAAGATGAGTTCTGAACATCCGACAAGGATTCTATTTTTAACATACGAGGACATGAGAAAAGATACTGCAAATAAAGTGAAGCGTCTGGCAGAGTTCTTGGGCTACCCTTTTACAGAGGAAGAAGAGGCCAAGGGTAAGGTGGAAGAGATCGTGAAGCTATGTAGTTTTGCAAATTTGAAGGAGGTTAATAAGCATGGGGATTTCCGTAAGGGTGTTCCTAATAACACTTTCTTTAGGGAAGGGAAAGTTGGAGGATGGAACAGCGATCTTACAACTGAAATGAGCCAGATTTTGGATGACATTACCAAAGCAAAGTTCCATGGTTTGGATATTTCATTCTAA